ATGCGGAAGTCGAGCGCCTTGCCGTCCTTGCCGACCCGCTTGCCGTCGGCGTTCTTCCGGTACCCGGCCGCGTCGAGGACCATCGAAGCCCCGGCCGGGTCGTACGCCCGCTTCTGCGCGGCCTCCGGCTTCCAGAAGTACGAGCCGAAGCGCGGCGGGATGTACCCCTCGCCCTCGACCGCGTGGCCCTGGAAGACCTTGTCGACGATGGTCGTCCGGTCGACGGCGAGGAAGAGGGCCTTCCGTACCGCCGGGTCGAGCAGTGCCTTGTGGCCGTTGCCGAAGGTCTTGCCGTCCTGGGAGCGGGCGCCGGGGTTGGTGGCGATCGCGAAGAAGCGCCGGCCGGGGGCGTCGTTCACCTTGACGTTCTTCTGCGACGTCAGCGCCGCCGCCTGGGCGGGCGTCAGGTTCGGTACGAAGGACACCTCGCCCTTCTGGAGCGCGGCGACGGCGGCGTCACCGTCCTTGTAGTACTTGAACACCAGCTCGTCGAACTTGGGTGCGCCCCGCCAGAACGTCTTGTTCGGCTTGAGCTTGATGTACTGGTCGACCTTGAAGTCCGTGATGACGAAGGGGCCGTTGCCCACGATCGGGAACTGCTGGTCGTTGTTGAACTTCGAGAAGTCCCCGACCTTCTCCCACACGTGCTTCGGCACGATCGGCACGTCGAGCGCCGTCATCGTCGCCTGCGGCTTCTTGAGCCGGATGACGAGCGTCTGCGCATCGGTGGCGGTGACCGTCGCGAAGTTGGACGTGAAGCTGCCGTTCGCGGTGGCGGCGTTCGGGTCCGTCATCATCTTGTTGAAGGTCCAGGCCGCGTCCTCGGCGGTGGCCTGCTTCCCGTCGGACCAGGTCGAGTCCTTGCGGATCGTGTACGTCCACGTCAGCTTGTCCGGCGAGGAGGTCCACGCGGTCGCCAGGCCGGGGACCGTCCGGGCGTCCTTGGCGTCGTAGTTGGTGAGGTACTCGTACGCCAGCCGGTGGATGCTGGTCGAGGTGAGCTTCTGGGCGAGGAACGGGCTCAGCGAGTCGATGCTCTGCGAGACGGCCACCGTGAGGGTGGTGCCGCCGCCCTTCGCGTCATCGGCCGTGGCCTGGGCGGGCGGGGCGGCCTGGTCGGCCTGCGCGGCCTGGGGAACGGCCGCGAGCGCGGTGGCGGCGACACCCGTGGCGAGAAAGAGCCGGAGGAGTCTTCGGGGGGCGGCCGGACGGGAAGGGACCTTCGTGACCATGACCATAGGACGTGACCTCGTGTCGTGGATCTTGGGGGCGCCAACTGGTGAAGCGAAGGTCTATCAGCGGCGGACCACCGCGTCAACGATGCGTCAAACCCCTTGTGGGCTGCGGGAATGCCAAGAGGCTCCGTATCGGTGAACCGATACGGAGCCTCATTGGTCTACTCCTGTAACGCCTTACTGCTGAGGGGCTGGCGGCGCCTGCGGAGGCGCCTGGGGGTCGGCCTGCGGAGGCAGCGGCTGCCCGGGCGCGGGCTGCGACGGATCCTGCGGCTGAGGCTGCTGCCAGGCCTGCGGCACGCCCGGCTGCCCGGGCTGCTGCGGATAGGGCTGGGGAGCCTGGGCCGGATACGGCTGACCGGGTGCGGGCTGTCCGGGTGCGTACTGCCCGGGCATCGGCCCGCCGCCCCCGTACTGATCGGGCATCGGCTGCCCGGGTGCCGGCTGGCCCGGCATGGGCGGACCCGGCTGGCCGTACCCCTGCGGGGGGTACGGCTGCTGTGCCTGCGGCTGCGCCGGGTACGGCTGCCCGGGCTGCGGCGCCTGGGGCGCGTACGGCTGACCCGGCGTCGGCTGTCCGGGCGCGTACTGTCCGGGCGCGTACTGCCCGGGACCGGGCTGGCCGGGCATGGGCTGGCCCGGCATCGGCTGCCCGGGTGTGTACTGCCCCGGCACGGGCTGCCCCGGACCCGGCTGTCCGGGCGCGTACTGCCCGGGCATCGGCTGGCCGCCCCCGTACTGATCGGGCATCGGCTGGCCTGCCCCGTACTGATCGGGCATCGGCTGCCCGGCCCCGTACTGCCCCGCTCCGTACTGCCCGGCCCCGTACTGATCGGGCATCCCCTGGCCCGGCATCGGCGGGGCCATGTGCGGAGGCAGCCCGCCCTGGCCGTCGCCGGTCCACAGCCCCTGCGCCTGCTGCGCGCGGGCGAAGTCCTCGGCCACCATCGCCGAGAGGTGGAAGTACGCCTCCCGCGTCTTCGGCCGCATCATGTCGAGGTCTACCTCGGCACCGGCCGACAGGTGCTCGTCGAAGGGCACGACCACGACACCGCGGCAACGGGTCTGGAAGTGCTGCACGATGTCCTCGACCTTGATCATCTTGCCGGTCTCGCGGACCCCGGAGATGACGGTGATCGAGCGCTGCACCAGGTCCGCGTAGCCGTGCGCGGAGAGCCAGTCCAGCGTCGTCGACGCGCTGGACGCGCCGTCCACGGAGGGCGTGGAGATGATGATCAGCTGATCGGCGAGGTCGAGGACCCCGCGCATGGCGCTGTACAGCAGACCCGTACCCGAGTCCGTGAGGATGATCGGGTACTGCTTGCCGAGGACGTCGATCGCGCGCCGGTAGTCCTCGTCGTTGAAGGTCGTCGAGACGGCGGGGTCCACGTCGTTGGCGAGGATCTCCAGACCGGAGGGCGCCTGCGAGGTGAACCGGCGGATGTCCATGTACGAGTTGAGGTACGGGATCGCCTGCACCAGGTCGCGGATGGTCGCCCCGGTCTCGCGCCGCACCCGGCGGCCGAGGGTGCCGGCGTCCGGGTTGGCGTCGATCGCCAGGATCTTGTCCTGCCGCTCGGTCGCCAGGGTCGCGCCCAGCGCGGTCGTCGTCGTGGTCTTGCCGACGCCGCCCTTGAGCGAGATGACCGCGATCCGGTAGCAGGAGAGG
Above is a genomic segment from Streptomyces sp. NBC_00094 containing:
- a CDS encoding ABC transporter substrate-binding protein: MVTKVPSRPAAPRRLLRLFLATGVAATALAAVPQAAQADQAAPPAQATADDAKGGGTTLTVAVSQSIDSLSPFLAQKLTSTSIHRLAYEYLTNYDAKDARTVPGLATAWTSSPDKLTWTYTIRKDSTWSDGKQATAEDAAWTFNKMMTDPNAATANGSFTSNFATVTATDAQTLVIRLKKPQATMTALDVPIVPKHVWEKVGDFSKFNNDQQFPIVGNGPFVITDFKVDQYIKLKPNKTFWRGAPKFDELVFKYYKDGDAAVAALQKGEVSFVPNLTPAQAAALTSQKNVKVNDAPGRRFFAIATNPGARSQDGKTFGNGHKALLDPAVRKALFLAVDRTTIVDKVFQGHAVEGEGYIPPRFGSYFWKPEAAQKRAYDPAGASMVLDAAGYRKNADGKRVGKDGKALDFRILCHATDPNDKAIGKYLQEWWGKLGIGLTVECLDSVSDPWVKGDYDLAFDGWSVNPDPDYVLSIHTCGTLPATPKDSGATDNFICDKEFDALYAQQAVEYDAAKRADLVKRMQSRLYDTGYMNVMAYPNALEAYRTDQIKSITTMPEAAGNLWGQDGYWSWWSAVPMAQAEDSEDGSSTGVIVGIAAAVIVLVGVGVWGARRRRTTADDRE